The following are from one region of the Rhodopirellula sp. P2 genome:
- the rpoC gene encoding DNA-directed RNA polymerase subunit beta', translating into MSIGETSNYDRINDYASVRISLARPQDIKAWSFGEVKKPETINYRTYRPEKDGLFCERIFGPEKDWECACGKYRGMKYKGMICDRCGVKVTHSRVRRKRMGHIELAAPVVHIWFFKAMPSRLGNLLAMKTSSLEKVIYFQDYVVTDPKDTDLEILQLLTEEEYRAARQQYGTGSFQADMGAEAVRDLLNKLDLVTLSDQLRVDLAETGSKQKKKDLINRLKIVESIRDSDNRPEWMVLDVIPVIPPDLRPLVLLDSGNFATSDLNDLYRRIINRNNRLRKLVDLNAPEVIIRNEKRMLQQSVDALFDNNRCKRPVLGSSNRPLKSLTDMIKGKQGRFRENLLGKRVDYSARSVIVVGPRLKLHQCGLPKKIALELYQPFIIRRLKELGHADTIKSAKKMLERKDEEVWDILEQVITNHPVLLNRAPTLHRMGIQAFEPTLVEGNAIHLHPLVCKGFNADFDGDQMAVHLPLSIEAQVEAHTLMMSTNNVFAPSNGKPIMSPSQDIVMGCYFMTVEMPDQKGEGMTFSTYEEVDYALAQGVVKLHTRIKLRLPKYQKLKTDDETGEYGAVIDTTPGRVRFNEMLPVGMDFYNRAMRSSDLAKSISDCYQRLGRKATIHLLDDMMQTGFRESTRSGLSFATDDLVTPDTKLQFIKEAEKEVMKHKKAYDRGLMTGKERYNQVLDAWTHAREAITADMMSAMENDIRPGGWYINPVFLMSHSGARGGIEQIRQLAGMRGLMAKPTGEIIETPIKANFREGLSVLEYFSSTHGARKGLADTALKTADSGYLTRKLADVAQNVVVTMHDCGTTQGITKGVVYRGEKVEVSLGESINGRVSLKSIVNPVTDEVIVEADQMITPEIARNIEAMGLEKIQVRTPMSCDAPLGVCRCCYGMDMSTGSMVEEGMAVGIIAAQSIGEPGTQLTMRTFHIGGSVSKQVEESDIKTARDGEVRLTRMKAVTNAEGRDIVLTRNGQIMLVDDRGREVESYDIPTGAMLMVKEGDHVTAGQVLCEWNPYSIPILSEVTGKIRFEDVVEGETMRLDREASGNTRMTIIDHKGDLHPQLVIEDESGRPLHAQYLPERATISVNQGDDVIPGKVLAEMPRETGGVSDITGGLPRVTEIFEARKPKDPAVIAEVDGEVEILSERKRGKRTIIVRSESGIEREHLVPHGKHFLVHTGDIVKAGQALVDGALVPHDILRVTGEEAVQQYLLHEIQQVYRSQRVEINDKHGEIIIARMLRKVKIENAGDTNLLPGSVMDRFHFRKANQDLQKCIKIANPGDTDYTEGTIVPKEAFEQTNAEVEAMGGTPAKGKRCKSATASTQLLGITKAAVQSNSFISAASFQETTKVLTEAALAGKVDKLVGLKENVILGHLIPAGTGFRIFQESEVNYRREALEELSQAPVSALEESFPLLGGDGETASTTSSTNEGE; encoded by the coding sequence ATGTCCATTGGCGAAACCAGCAACTACGATCGCATCAACGATTACGCCTCCGTCCGTATCTCGTTGGCGCGACCACAAGACATCAAGGCCTGGTCGTTCGGTGAGGTTAAAAAACCCGAAACGATCAACTACCGAACCTACCGTCCCGAAAAAGACGGTCTGTTCTGCGAACGCATCTTTGGCCCTGAAAAGGACTGGGAATGTGCCTGCGGCAAATACCGTGGGATGAAGTACAAGGGGATGATCTGCGACCGTTGCGGCGTGAAGGTCACTCACAGCCGCGTGCGTCGGAAACGCATGGGGCACATCGAACTGGCCGCTCCCGTCGTTCACATTTGGTTCTTCAAAGCCATGCCGTCGCGATTGGGCAACCTGCTCGCGATGAAAACCAGCTCGCTGGAAAAGGTCATCTACTTCCAGGATTACGTGGTCACGGATCCCAAGGACACCGACCTGGAAATCCTGCAACTCCTGACCGAAGAAGAATACCGTGCCGCCCGCCAACAGTACGGCACCGGCAGCTTCCAAGCCGACATGGGCGCCGAAGCGGTTCGCGACCTGCTGAACAAGCTGGACCTGGTCACGCTGTCCGATCAACTGCGGGTTGATTTGGCGGAAACCGGCAGCAAGCAAAAGAAGAAGGACCTGATCAACCGCCTAAAGATCGTGGAGTCGATCCGTGACAGCGACAACCGCCCCGAGTGGATGGTTCTCGACGTCATCCCCGTCATTCCTCCCGACTTGCGTCCGTTGGTGCTGCTGGACAGCGGTAACTTTGCAACGTCGGACCTCAATGACCTGTATCGCCGGATCATCAACCGCAACAACCGGTTGCGGAAACTGGTCGATCTGAACGCTCCCGAAGTCATCATTCGCAACGAAAAGCGAATGCTGCAGCAATCGGTCGATGCGTTGTTTGACAACAACCGTTGCAAGCGTCCCGTCCTCGGGTCGTCCAACCGTCCGCTGAAATCCTTGACCGACATGATCAAGGGGAAACAAGGTCGTTTCCGTGAAAACCTGCTGGGCAAACGAGTCGATTACTCCGCTCGCTCGGTCATCGTGGTCGGTCCTCGCTTGAAGCTGCACCAATGCGGCTTGCCCAAGAAGATCGCGCTCGAACTGTACCAACCGTTCATCATTCGTCGTTTGAAAGAGCTCGGCCACGCTGACACGATCAAGTCAGCCAAGAAGATGCTCGAACGAAAAGACGAAGAGGTTTGGGATATCCTCGAGCAAGTCATCACGAACCACCCTGTGTTGCTCAACCGAGCACCCACGTTGCACCGGATGGGGATTCAAGCCTTCGAACCAACCCTGGTGGAAGGCAACGCCATCCACTTGCACCCGTTGGTTTGCAAAGGCTTCAACGCTGACTTCGACGGTGACCAGATGGCCGTTCACTTGCCGCTTTCAATCGAAGCGCAAGTCGAAGCCCACACGTTGATGATGAGCACCAACAACGTGTTCGCACCTTCGAACGGGAAGCCCATCATGAGTCCTTCGCAGGACATCGTCATGGGTTGCTACTTCATGACCGTCGAGATGCCCGATCAAAAGGGCGAGGGCATGACGTTCAGCACCTACGAAGAAGTCGACTACGCGTTGGCTCAAGGCGTCGTGAAGTTGCACACGCGAATCAAATTGCGTCTGCCGAAGTACCAAAAACTGAAGACCGATGACGAAACCGGCGAATACGGCGCCGTCATCGACACCACTCCAGGTCGCGTTCGCTTCAACGAAATGCTGCCCGTGGGGATGGATTTCTACAACCGTGCCATGCGTAGCAGCGACTTGGCCAAGTCGATCAGTGACTGCTACCAGCGTCTCGGGCGGAAAGCCACGATTCACTTGCTCGATGACATGATGCAAACCGGTTTCCGGGAATCCACCCGCAGTGGTCTGTCGTTCGCGACCGATGACTTGGTGACCCCAGACACCAAATTGCAGTTCATCAAAGAAGCTGAAAAAGAGGTCATGAAGCACAAGAAGGCTTATGACCGCGGTTTGATGACCGGCAAAGAACGCTACAACCAGGTTCTGGATGCTTGGACCCACGCTCGCGAAGCCATCACGGCCGACATGATGTCGGCGATGGAAAACGACATTCGCCCCGGCGGTTGGTACATCAACCCTGTGTTCTTGATGTCGCACTCGGGTGCACGGGGTGGTATTGAGCAAATTCGTCAGCTCGCTGGTATGCGTGGTCTGATGGCCAAGCCAACCGGTGAAATCATCGAAACGCCCATCAAGGCAAACTTCCGTGAAGGCTTGTCCGTGCTCGAGTACTTCTCGTCCACGCACGGTGCCCGCAAGGGTCTGGCCGACACGGCGTTGAAAACAGCTGACTCCGGTTACCTCACCCGGAAACTCGCCGACGTGGCCCAAAACGTGGTCGTGACAATGCACGATTGCGGCACCACTCAAGGGATCACCAAGGGTGTGGTCTACCGTGGTGAAAAGGTCGAGGTTTCGCTTGGAGAATCGATCAACGGTCGTGTCAGCCTGAAATCGATCGTCAACCCGGTCACCGATGAAGTGATCGTGGAAGCCGATCAAATGATCACTCCCGAAATCGCTCGCAACATCGAGGCGATGGGACTGGAAAAGATCCAGGTCCGCACGCCGATGTCTTGTGACGCACCACTGGGTGTTTGCCGCTGCTGCTACGGCATGGACATGTCGACCGGATCGATGGTCGAAGAAGGCATGGCCGTCGGGATCATCGCTGCTCAGTCGATCGGTGAACCCGGTACACAGCTGACCATGCGGACGTTCCACATCGGTGGTTCGGTGAGCAAGCAGGTCGAAGAGTCGGACATCAAGACCGCTCGTGATGGTGAAGTTCGCCTGACACGAATGAAAGCGGTGACGAACGCGGAAGGTCGCGACATCGTCCTGACGCGGAACGGCCAGATCATGCTGGTCGACGATCGTGGCCGAGAAGTCGAATCGTATGACATCCCAACCGGTGCCATGCTGATGGTCAAAGAAGGCGACCATGTCACCGCCGGCCAAGTCCTCTGCGAATGGAACCCGTACTCGATTCCGATTTTGTCGGAAGTGACCGGTAAGATTCGCTTCGAAGACGTGGTCGAAGGCGAAACGATGCGACTGGATCGCGAAGCCAGCGGGAACACCCGGATGACCATCATCGATCACAAGGGTGACTTGCACCCTCAGTTGGTCATCGAAGATGAATCCGGTCGCCCGCTTCACGCTCAGTACTTGCCCGAACGGGCCACGATCTCAGTCAACCAAGGCGACGATGTCATTCCCGGGAAGGTCCTGGCCGAAATGCCTCGTGAAACGGGCGGCGTCTCGGACATCACCGGTGGTCTGCCTCGTGTGACCGAGATCTTCGAAGCTCGCAAGCCAAAGGATCCGGCTGTGATCGCGGAAGTCGACGGTGAAGTCGAAATCCTCAGCGAACGCAAACGGGGCAAGCGAACGATCATCGTCCGCAGCGAATCAGGGATCGAACGGGAGCACTTGGTGCCTCACGGCAAGCACTTCTTGGTGCACACCGGCGACATCGTGAAGGCCGGTCAAGCACTGGTCGACGGAGCGTTGGTTCCTCACGACATCTTGCGTGTGACCGGGGAAGAAGCCGTTCAGCAATACCTGCTGCACGAAATCCAACAGGTCTATCGCAGCCAGCGTGTGGAAATCAACGACAAGCACGGCGAAATCATCATCGCTCGCATGCTTCGCAAGGTGAAGATCGAGAACGCCGGTGACACCAACCTGTTGCCAGGTAGCGTGATGGACCGATTCCACTTCCGCAAAGCCAACCAAGACTTGCAGAAGTGCATCAAGATCGCCAACCCGGGTGACACGGACTACACCGAAGGCACGATCGTGCCCAAGGAAGCGTTCG